Proteins encoded within one genomic window of Nitrospira sp.:
- a CDS encoding acetyl-CoA carboxylase carboxyltransferase subunit alpha — MRDYLEFEKPIREIEEKIEKLSAAVTSGKSSSQNDIRKLRTKLAQVEHELYKNLTPWQRTQLARHPQRPSTLDYINELTRDFLELHGDRVFGDDRAIVGGFARFNDRSVMIIGHQKGKTLKERMQRNFGMPNPEGYRKALRLMKMAEKFNRPIMTFIDTPGAYPGIGAEERGQAEAIARNLFVMSRLTVPIIAVVIGEGGSGGALALGVADRVLMLEHSVYSVISPEGCAAILWDNPEKIPDAAAALKITANDLFELGVIDTIVPEPVGGAHREPRAVCDLVGKALTNQLFDLLDLPAEQLLARREQKYRKMGAVTGLPSGQA, encoded by the coding sequence ATGCGCGACTATCTCGAATTTGAAAAGCCGATCCGTGAGATCGAAGAGAAGATCGAGAAGCTATCCGCCGCGGTCACCAGCGGCAAATCGTCTTCTCAGAACGACATCCGGAAGCTGCGCACCAAGCTGGCGCAAGTCGAACACGAGCTCTACAAAAACCTGACCCCCTGGCAGCGAACGCAGCTGGCTCGCCACCCTCAGCGCCCAAGCACGCTGGATTATATCAATGAGTTGACACGAGATTTTCTTGAGCTGCACGGTGACCGTGTGTTTGGAGATGATCGGGCCATCGTGGGAGGATTTGCTAGATTCAACGACCGATCGGTGATGATTATCGGTCATCAAAAAGGCAAAACCCTTAAAGAGCGCATGCAGAGGAACTTCGGCATGCCCAACCCTGAAGGGTATCGGAAGGCCCTTCGCCTCATGAAGATGGCGGAAAAGTTCAACCGCCCGATCATGACCTTTATCGATACGCCCGGTGCGTATCCCGGTATTGGCGCCGAAGAGCGTGGGCAAGCTGAAGCTATCGCCAGAAATTTGTTTGTCATGTCTCGCTTGACCGTGCCGATTATTGCCGTGGTCATCGGTGAAGGGGGAAGCGGAGGGGCTCTCGCTCTCGGCGTGGCCGACCGTGTCTTGATGCTCGAACATTCGGTCTATTCGGTCATTTCACCTGAAGGCTGTGCCGCGATTCTTTGGGACAATCCGGAAAAGATTCCTGATGCCGCCGCCGCATTGAAAATAACTGCCAATGACCTGTTTGAGCTAGGCGTGATCGACACGATTGTTCCTGAACCGGTGGGTGGTGCGCATCGCGAGCCGCGAGCTGTCTGCGATCTGGTTGGAAAAGCGCTGACGAACCAACTGTTTGATCTACTTGATCTGCCTGCCGAGCAACTGCTGGCACGGCGGGAGCAGAAGTACCGCAAGATGGGGGCGGTCACCGGACTACCCTCGGGCCAAGCTTGA
- a CDS encoding TIGR03862 family flavoprotein, protein MKVVIIGGGPAGLMAAEAAVAAGATVELYDAMPSVGRKFLLAGKGGLNLTHSEPIEPFLSRYGQQRAFIESAIKSFPPSVIRAWAHELGVDTFVGTSGRIFPTDLKAAPILRAWLCRLRQAGVQFHVRHRWLGWDEEGRLQFATPQGLVRAHADAVVLALGGGSWPHLGSDAAWTQILAAHKIPIAPLKPANCGFDVRWSEHFRTKFAGQPVKTVHIVVKTTDGQEIRHMGEFVITANGVEGGIIYMVSAYARDTIAADGTATLWLDLVPDRSLQQLTHTLSKPRGKRTMATHLTRCAGVAGVKAGLLREVISKDVLADSARLAAAMKSLPLTLIAPRPLAEAISTAGGVSCEALDSHLMLRTRSGVFCAGEMVDWEAPTGGYLLTGCLATGRLAGTAAAAWAHAHPAQPA, encoded by the coding sequence ATGAAGGTTGTGATAATCGGTGGTGGGCCGGCTGGCCTCATGGCGGCGGAAGCGGCTGTAGCTGCAGGCGCAACCGTCGAGCTGTATGATGCTATGCCGTCGGTGGGGAGAAAGTTTCTGCTGGCAGGAAAAGGCGGGTTGAATCTCACGCATTCGGAACCGATCGAACCCTTTCTTTCTCGCTATGGCCAACAACGTGCATTCATCGAGTCTGCGATCAAATCGTTTCCCCCAAGTGTCATACGGGCTTGGGCTCACGAACTTGGCGTGGATACATTCGTCGGTACGTCCGGACGGATTTTTCCGACTGACTTGAAAGCGGCGCCGATCTTGCGCGCCTGGTTGTGCCGGTTGCGACAAGCCGGCGTACAGTTCCATGTCAGACATCGATGGCTCGGATGGGATGAAGAGGGTAGATTGCAGTTCGCCACACCACAAGGACTAGTTCGTGCTCACGCCGACGCTGTGGTATTGGCGTTGGGCGGCGGGAGTTGGCCACACCTCGGCTCCGACGCCGCATGGACTCAGATTCTGGCTGCGCACAAGATACCGATCGCTCCGCTGAAGCCGGCCAATTGTGGATTTGACGTACGATGGAGCGAGCACTTTCGGACAAAGTTTGCAGGACAGCCAGTGAAGACGGTTCACATCGTCGTGAAGACCACTGACGGTCAGGAAATCCGTCATATGGGGGAGTTCGTCATTACGGCGAACGGCGTGGAAGGCGGTATTATCTATATGGTCTCAGCCTATGCTCGCGATACGATCGCTGCGGACGGTACGGCCACTCTGTGGCTTGATCTCGTTCCAGATCGATCGCTGCAGCAACTCACGCATACTCTTTCGAAGCCACGCGGGAAACGTACGATGGCGACGCATCTCACACGGTGCGCCGGCGTCGCGGGAGTCAAAGCCGGTCTCTTACGCGAGGTGATCTCGAAAGACGTGTTGGCGGACTCTGCTCGCTTGGCTGCTGCCATGAAATCCCTCCCGCTCACACTCATAGCACCTCGACCCCTGGCAGAAGCCATCAGCACGGCCGGCGGCGTCTCATGTGAGGCACTCGATAGCCACCTGATGCTTCGAACACGTTCCGGTGTCTTTTGCGCAGGCGAAATGGTGGATTGGGAAGCGCCAACGGGAGGATATCTGCTGACTGGTTGTCTAGCGACTGGACGTCTCGCCGGGACCGCCGCAGCCGCGTGGGCTCACGCACATCCTGCGCAGCCTGCCTGA
- the sigZ gene encoding RNA polymerase sigma factor SigZ: MNGNHGASIMTTKTEDLWQELHDGLRAFIARRVSDQGHVDDILQDVFVRVHRQIDSVSDPVRLMSWIYQITRHAIIDHYRKPGRQREVPAGLSSELEVLRESPVVSELIYDGDAAEPRAELAHCLRPMIERLSKDYRDAINLVELEGLTQQAAAKQMGISLSGMKSRVQRGRKQLKQILDDCCLIDLDRRRAVVDYEVRDMECDSCKPSLPEDGR, translated from the coding sequence ATGAACGGCAACCACGGAGCGTCCATCATGACGACGAAGACAGAGGACCTTTGGCAAGAGCTGCATGATGGCCTCCGTGCCTTCATCGCCAGACGAGTGAGCGATCAGGGGCATGTCGACGACATTCTGCAAGACGTGTTTGTGCGTGTCCATCGGCAGATAGACTCTGTGAGCGATCCAGTCCGGTTGATGTCATGGATCTATCAAATCACGCGACATGCGATCATTGATCATTACCGGAAGCCAGGAAGACAGCGAGAGGTTCCAGCAGGGTTGAGTTCAGAACTTGAAGTATTACGTGAATCGCCGGTAGTCTCAGAATTAATTTATGATGGCGATGCGGCTGAGCCTCGTGCAGAACTCGCTCATTGCCTTCGCCCCATGATTGAACGACTCTCAAAAGACTATCGAGATGCGATCAACCTTGTAGAACTCGAGGGCCTGACACAGCAGGCTGCAGCCAAACAAATGGGCATCTCTTTGTCCGGTATGAAATCCAGGGTCCAGCGAGGGCGCAAACAACTCAAGCAGATACTGGACGACTGTTGCCTGATCGACTTGGATCGCCGTCGCGCGGTCGTCGACTATGAGGTGCGCGACATGGAGTGTGATTCCTGCAAGCCATCGTTACCAGAGGACGGCAGATGA
- a CDS encoding glyoxalase/bleomycin resistance/dioxygenase family protein, producing MRPHISLDVRDVSTSVVFYEKVFGVPPQKQVADYAKFDLKTPALNFSLVSSTGEVSAVDHLGIEVETVEEVAEWKARLQREGILEKVEDNIACCFARQDKLWFTDPDGNAWEIFTVHEQLEVTGRLSQTGCCVPKKAGASEPATCGA from the coding sequence ATGCGTCCCCATATTTCACTTGATGTGCGTGATGTGTCCACGTCGGTCGTATTCTACGAAAAGGTCTTTGGAGTGCCACCTCAGAAGCAGGTGGCCGACTATGCGAAGTTTGATCTAAAGACCCCAGCGCTGAACTTTTCGCTGGTGTCCTCCACTGGCGAAGTAAGTGCCGTGGATCACTTGGGAATTGAGGTCGAAACGGTCGAAGAGGTCGCCGAATGGAAGGCCCGTTTGCAACGTGAAGGAATTCTTGAGAAAGTCGAGGATAACATCGCATGTTGCTTCGCGCGACAGGATAAGCTCTGGTTTACTGACCCGGACGGTAACGCCTGGGAGATCTTTACCGTCCATGAGCAGTTAGAAGTCACTGGACGACTCAGTCAAACAGGCTGTTGCGTGCCGAAAAAGGCAGGGGCATCTGAACCAGCCACTTGCGGCGCTTAA
- a CDS encoding DNA-3-methyladenine glycosylase I, producing the protein MPLKKTLRTRCPWAGDKPHMIHYHDREWGRPVHHDRRLFELLLLEGAQAGLTWDTVLKRRESYRKAFDGFDPAKVAQFTAVRKNQLLGDPGIIRNRLKIDAAVTNAQAFLAVQKEFGCFDRYVWQFVGGKPKVNRRRTMADVPATSPESDALSKDLKKRGFRFIGSTIVYAFMQAVGMVDDHLNDCFAKARPKSRTPSVS; encoded by the coding sequence ATGCCTCTTAAAAAGACGCTGCGGACACGATGCCCCTGGGCCGGAGACAAGCCGCATATGATTCACTACCATGACCGGGAGTGGGGGAGGCCGGTGCATCACGATCGTCGGCTCTTTGAACTGTTGCTGCTCGAAGGCGCACAGGCCGGTCTGACTTGGGACACAGTATTAAAGCGCCGAGAGAGCTATCGAAAGGCCTTTGATGGCTTTGATCCCGCCAAAGTCGCCCAGTTTACAGCCGTCAGAAAGAACCAGTTGTTGGGGGATCCCGGCATCATCCGCAATCGGTTGAAGATCGACGCAGCGGTGACCAATGCGCAGGCTTTTCTGGCGGTGCAGAAAGAATTTGGATGTTTCGATCGATATGTCTGGCAATTTGTCGGCGGGAAACCAAAAGTGAATCGTCGACGAACGATGGCCGATGTGCCGGCCACAAGCCCGGAGAGTGATGCGCTCTCAAAAGATCTTAAGAAACGAGGGTTTCGTTTTATAGGAAGCACGATCGTCTATGCCTTCATGCAGGCGGTCGGCATGGTGGACGACCATCTCAACGACTGTTTCGCCAAGGCGCGGCCGAAAAGTAGAACTCCTTCAGTGAGCTAG
- a CDS encoding DUF488 domain-containing protein, giving the protein MGKILVKRVYEPATESDGFRVLVDRLWPRGISKEAAKLDLWLPDLGPSTVLRQWFKHDPARWAEFQRRYHAELRKKTALLATITKQAKTSSVTLLYSAKDEQHNQAVALRSFLKRPSSQTPITRTPATISKPRDR; this is encoded by the coding sequence ATGGGAAAGATCCTTGTGAAACGTGTCTACGAGCCAGCAACCGAGTCTGATGGGTTCCGGGTGCTGGTGGATCGACTCTGGCCACGCGGTATTTCAAAAGAGGCGGCCAAACTCGATCTCTGGTTGCCCGATTTGGGACCATCAACTGTCCTCCGGCAATGGTTCAAGCACGATCCCGCTCGGTGGGCAGAGTTCCAGCGCCGCTACCATGCCGAACTACGAAAGAAAACGGCCCTCCTCGCAACGATCACAAAACAGGCCAAGACCAGCTCCGTCACACTTCTTTATTCCGCCAAGGATGAGCAGCACAATCAGGCTGTCGCCCTCCGAAGCTTTCTGAAACGACCGAGTTCGCAAACCCCCATCACCAGAACGCCAGCAACAATTTCTAAACCCAGGGACAGATGA
- a CDS encoding aldo/keto reductase encodes MSLTTYNHISIPSFMYGTAWKKETTTGLVLQAVEAGFTAIDTANQLVHYDEARVGEALLQLGTQGITRDKLFLQTKFTSVNGQDHRLPYDVQASITTQVQQSFASSLTHLHTDYLDSYVLHGPYSRRGLGAEDWEVWAAIESLYDAGKTKMIGISNVTADQLTLLCAKAKHKPMMVQNRCYAAFGWDKEVRDICRANQILYQGFSLLTANSGIFAEPDLRAMAAKYQTGLAQIVFRFAQQVGMLPLTGTTNPQHMREDLQSNRFTLLPEEVQLIETIGL; translated from the coding sequence ATGTCACTGACTACGTACAATCACATTTCCATTCCCTCCTTCATGTATGGCACCGCGTGGAAGAAAGAGACCACCACCGGGCTGGTGCTGCAAGCTGTGGAAGCCGGATTCACCGCGATCGATACGGCCAATCAACTCGTTCATTACGATGAAGCGAGGGTGGGGGAGGCACTCCTGCAGTTGGGAACGCAGGGCATCACCCGCGACAAGCTGTTTCTGCAAACAAAGTTCACATCCGTCAACGGTCAAGACCATCGTCTACCCTACGATGTACAAGCAAGCATCACAACGCAGGTGCAGCAATCCTTTGCCAGCTCTCTCACACATCTCCACACGGACTATCTCGACTCGTATGTGCTGCATGGGCCCTATTCACGGCGTGGCCTGGGAGCTGAGGATTGGGAAGTCTGGGCGGCAATCGAATCCCTCTATGATGCCGGGAAGACAAAGATGATCGGGATCAGTAACGTCACGGCCGATCAGCTGACCTTGCTCTGCGCCAAAGCCAAGCACAAGCCGATGATGGTGCAGAACCGCTGCTATGCAGCCTTTGGCTGGGACAAAGAAGTACGGGATATCTGCCGAGCAAACCAGATCTTGTACCAGGGGTTCTCACTCCTCACGGCCAATTCGGGAATCTTTGCTGAGCCGGACTTGCGGGCCATGGCAGCGAAATATCAGACAGGTCTCGCACAGATTGTCTTCCGCTTTGCCCAACAGGTCGGCATGCTGCCCTTGACGGGCACGACGAATCCTCAGCACATGAGAGAAGACCTGCAATCGAATCGATTCACCCTCCTACCAGAAGAGGTTCAGCTAATCGAAACCATCGGCCTCTAG
- a CDS encoding calcium-binding protein, translating to MAGVTVNLNLQGVAQNTGGGGIDTLVSIENVFGTNFNDILTGNGGDNMFSGLAGNDQLLGGGGNDTLNGGSGNDLLNGGTGSDTASYSVAKAGVKVNLNLAGAQNTGVGGIDTLLSIENLDGSRFNDVLTGNAGNNVLAGRDGNDLLNGGAGSDTASYRTATAGVTVDLDLGGAQNTGGAGIDTLVSIENVIGSSFNDTLHGGFEDNITIKGGAGNDLLTNSKSNDFTLDGEDGNDELIAVFAVGTLNGGNGNDTLRAVDGNYIVNGGAGNDVLVATGSHARLNGGAGTDTLYETQTPDFSSGGAKFDYNAVSESLAGVGKDKIIGFNGKGSEFGNQIDLRDIDARPSVVGNQAFIWGGPFTEGHLQYVGGVLQGNLDGDAAAEFEIQLVGAPALFVQARHLGSDILL from the coding sequence ATGGCTGGCGTCACGGTGAACCTCAATCTGCAGGGGGTCGCACAGAACACCGGGGGGGGTGGCATCGACACCCTCGTGAGTATTGAGAACGTCTTTGGCACGAACTTCAACGATATCCTCACCGGCAATGGGGGCGACAACATGTTCTCGGGCTTGGCTGGCAACGACCAGCTCCTCGGCGGCGGCGGCAACGACACCCTCAACGGCGGGAGCGGCAATGACCTGCTGAATGGGGGAACCGGGAGTGATACCGCCTCCTACAGCGTTGCCAAGGCAGGCGTCAAGGTGAACCTCAATCTGGCTGGAGCGCAGAACACCGGGGTGGGTGGCATCGACACACTCTTGAGCATTGAGAATCTCGATGGCTCGAGATTCAACGACGTGCTCACCGGCAATGCCGGCAATAACGTGCTTGCCGGCCGGGATGGCAATGACCTGCTGAACGGAGGGGCCGGGAGCGATACCGCCTCCTACCGCACGGCGACGGCGGGGGTCACGGTCGACCTCGACCTGGGGGGCGCGCAGAATACAGGAGGGGCCGGCATCGACACGCTCGTAAGTATTGAGAACGTCATCGGCTCGAGCTTCAACGACACCCTCCACGGTGGATTTGAGGACAACATCACGATCAAGGGCGGGGCCGGCAATGACCTACTGACGAACTCTAAGAGCAACGATTTCACGCTGGACGGGGAGGATGGTAATGACGAGCTGATTGCTGTCTTCGCCGTCGGCACGCTCAACGGCGGGAACGGCAATGATACACTGCGTGCTGTAGACGGCAACTACATAGTCAATGGTGGAGCCGGCAATGACGTGCTTGTGGCAACCGGGTCTCACGCCAGGCTGAACGGAGGGGCCGGGACTGACACCCTATATGAGACTCAGACCCCAGACTTCTCTTCTGGCGGCGCGAAATTCGATTACAATGCGGTCAGCGAGAGCCTAGCTGGTGTAGGCAAGGATAAGATTATCGGTTTTAACGGAAAAGGCTCTGAGTTCGGCAACCAAATCGATCTGCGAGATATCGACGCCAGGCCCTCGGTGGTGGGCAACCAGGCCTTTATCTGGGGCGGACCGTTTACGGAAGGCCACCTTCAGTATGTCGGCGGGGTGCTGCAGGGCAATCTCGATGGGGATGCAGCAGCGGAGTTCGAGATTCAGCTCGTCGGCGCCCCGGCGCTTTTTGTCCAAGCCAGACATCTTGGCAGCGATATCCTCCTGTAA
- a CDS encoding sterol desaturase family protein, translating to MAASDVFNGFIEKTLAVILEPFESWERFLSAVSHGLHVYGIDLNSKTAFPYMLSSLLIAGLVYQYDCRTGRLRNSSFVQYVFPRSVYLHPSAVTDYKFVAVDLSIKLLVYVPLFSGISWLLYKSLYSALRPIGVDLSSSVLFSSAFMPGLVGFVLADFGFFLSHYLMHKIPVLWVFHEVHHSAEVLTPITVHRVHPVEELLNGLIGSSISAVGAATYSTLSEKDLVFVEIFGVNAISFMFFAFAFQLRHSHIWLSYGSVLSRILISPAQHQIHHSQDPQHWDKNFGFTFAVWDACFRSLYVPRAQESIRFGLPYGDPRDFSSVSKLYVLLFKKALQVLRRTRKQLSNVKDVTSV from the coding sequence ATGGCTGCAAGTGATGTCTTCAATGGGTTTATAGAGAAGACGTTGGCTGTGATACTAGAGCCCTTCGAATCGTGGGAACGATTCCTGTCCGCAGTGTCCCATGGCCTACACGTCTACGGCATCGACCTGAACAGCAAAACGGCATTCCCGTATATGCTGTCTAGCCTATTGATCGCAGGGCTCGTCTATCAGTATGACTGTCGAACAGGTCGCCTGAGGAATAGTTCCTTTGTGCAGTACGTGTTTCCTCGTTCTGTGTATCTTCATCCATCTGCAGTCACGGATTACAAATTTGTGGCCGTGGATCTCTCCATTAAGCTCCTCGTGTACGTGCCGTTGTTCTCTGGTATCAGCTGGCTTCTGTACAAAAGTCTCTACTCGGCTCTCCGGCCAATCGGAGTCGATCTCTCCTCGTCTGTATTGTTCTCGTCGGCGTTCATGCCGGGACTGGTTGGCTTCGTTCTGGCCGACTTTGGTTTCTTTCTGTCACACTATCTCATGCACAAAATTCCCGTGTTGTGGGTCTTTCACGAGGTTCACCATTCTGCCGAAGTCTTGACGCCGATCACCGTGCACCGTGTCCATCCAGTGGAAGAATTGCTCAATGGATTGATCGGCAGTAGTATCAGTGCAGTCGGGGCAGCGACGTACAGCACGCTGTCGGAAAAAGATCTCGTCTTCGTCGAAATCTTTGGCGTCAACGCCATTAGTTTCATGTTTTTCGCCTTTGCTTTTCAGCTCAGGCATTCTCACATCTGGCTATCATACGGATCGGTATTGAGTCGGATCTTGATTAGTCCCGCACAACACCAGATCCACCACAGTCAAGACCCGCAACATTGGGACAAGAATTTTGGGTTTACCTTTGCAGTTTGGGATGCGTGTTTTAGGTCCCTCTACGTGCCGAGAGCTCAGGAATCCATACGGTTTGGCCTACCGTATGGTGATCCGCGTGACTTCTCCAGTGTGAGTAAGCTGTATGTCCTTCTGTTTAAAAAAGCCTTACAAGTGCTGAGGCGAACGCGTAAACAACTGAGTAACGTTAAAGATGTGACATCCGTGTGA
- a CDS encoding DUF3617 domain-containing protein, with protein sequence MLALDARAESLNVKPGAWEMTMTTVASGMKLSPEMAANMTPAPRVQMEQMMKARDGKPHTMTVSSCLTKEDVAHDRIIKEMEDEDDDAAVNCKVKVISKSSSKLVIDQICPGPPASTGHLTIEAKTSESLVATGDRNLKGSGKTHMDIKGKWLRASCEGIED encoded by the coding sequence ATGCTGGCACTGGATGCACGAGCCGAGTCGCTCAACGTGAAACCCGGTGCATGGGAAATGACAATGACAACCGTTGCATCGGGGATGAAGCTCTCACCGGAGATGGCGGCCAACATGACGCCGGCACCACGGGTTCAAATGGAGCAGATGATGAAAGCCCGCGACGGCAAGCCTCACACGATGACGGTATCATCATGTCTTACAAAAGAGGATGTGGCTCATGACCGCATCATCAAGGAGATGGAAGACGAAGATGATGATGCTGCGGTGAACTGCAAGGTCAAAGTGATTTCGAAATCCTCCTCGAAACTCGTCATCGATCAAATCTGTCCCGGCCCACCGGCATCAACTGGACACCTCACGATCGAAGCAAAGACATCCGAAAGTCTCGTGGCAACCGGTGATAGGAACCTCAAAGGATCAGGCAAGACTCACATGGACATCAAAGGCAAGTGGCTTCGCGCCAGTTGTGAGGGAATTGAAGATTAG
- a CDS encoding DUF4440 domain-containing protein yields MIYPQFLAWLLIFLFSSIATTVIASEPSGPESAVRRMVRANAEKDLPTLSRLMAHDVDIISYGVAGRKYVGWTELEEGMREEFVNSQKLEIPINELKVWTKGDLAWYAMELDYIRYVADGPDVKRTVLPMRETGVLERRNGHWQLLSWHESFRSALFSGPLVSQPAASSSPARQ; encoded by the coding sequence ATGATCTATCCTCAGTTTCTTGCATGGCTGCTGATATTTCTGTTTAGCAGCATTGCTACCACTGTAATCGCATCGGAACCGTCCGGTCCCGAATCAGCTGTCCGTCGGATGGTGCGAGCCAATGCCGAAAAGGACCTGCCGACGCTTTCACGACTGATGGCACACGATGTCGATATCATCAGTTACGGGGTTGCCGGCCGTAAGTATGTCGGTTGGACGGAGCTTGAGGAGGGCATGCGGGAAGAATTCGTTAATTCCCAGAAACTCGAGATTCCGATCAATGAACTGAAGGTCTGGACGAAAGGAGATCTGGCTTGGTATGCGATGGAGCTCGACTATATTCGCTATGTGGCCGACGGACCTGACGTGAAACGGACCGTGCTTCCGATGCGGGAAACCGGGGTACTTGAACGACGCAACGGCCATTGGCAATTGTTATCGTGGCACGAATCCTTTCGATCCGCTCTGTTCAGCGGGCCTCTCGTTTCACAGCCTGCTGCATCTTCCAGTCCAGCTCGACAATAA
- a CDS encoding saccharopine dehydrogenase family protein, translating to MHRVLVLGAGKIGSLIACLLNQRGQYEVHLGDMALDAPKHLVEELGLERVTPCLLDVLHPDAVGTYLSAHRFDAVLSSLPYFCNPTVAGLALTHHLHYFDLTEDVEVTNQIKVLSTGATQAFMPQCGLAPGFISIVAHELMTHFETLDTVKMRVGALPVHPSNALKYSLTWSTDGLINEYGNVCYGIEQGEKVPLQPLEGYETIELDGLLYEAFNTSGGLGTLADSYAGNVRTMNYKTLRYPGHCEKIQLLMKDLKLNEDRGTLKRVLEHAVPQTLQDVVLVYASVTGKNEDGFFEENYVKKVYPQCIKGRLWSAIQVTTASSVCCVMDLVLTHPSAYHGFVTQESVLLKDFLANDFGACFR from the coding sequence ATGCATCGCGTGCTTGTCCTCGGTGCCGGCAAGATCGGGTCTCTGATCGCCTGTCTCCTGAATCAGCGTGGCCAGTACGAGGTTCATCTGGGTGACATGGCCTTGGATGCGCCGAAGCATCTGGTCGAAGAGCTCGGTTTGGAACGGGTCACCCCCTGTCTGCTGGACGTCCTGCATCCGGATGCCGTTGGCACCTATCTCTCAGCGCATCGATTCGATGCGGTGCTCTCAAGTCTCCCCTATTTCTGTAATCCGACCGTGGCCGGTCTGGCCCTGACCCATCATCTGCACTACTTCGACCTGACGGAAGACGTCGAGGTCACGAATCAAATCAAGGTCTTGAGCACAGGTGCCACGCAGGCTTTTATGCCGCAATGTGGGCTGGCGCCAGGCTTTATCAGTATTGTGGCGCATGAGCTCATGACGCATTTTGAAACGCTGGATACGGTTAAGATGCGGGTGGGCGCGCTGCCGGTCCATCCCAGTAATGCGCTCAAGTATTCGCTCACCTGGTCGACCGATGGGCTCATCAATGAATATGGCAATGTGTGCTACGGCATCGAACAAGGCGAGAAAGTCCCACTGCAACCGCTCGAAGGGTACGAAACGATCGAGCTGGACGGGCTGCTGTACGAAGCCTTCAATACATCAGGTGGATTGGGTACTTTGGCCGACAGCTACGCGGGAAACGTTCGAACCATGAATTACAAGACTCTCCGATATCCCGGCCACTGTGAAAAAATACAACTGTTGATGAAGGACCTCAAGCTCAACGAAGATCGAGGGACTCTGAAGCGTGTGCTCGAACATGCCGTTCCCCAGACCCTTCAGGACGTCGTCTTGGTCTATGCCTCGGTCACGGGCAAGAACGAGGATGGGTTCTTTGAGGAGAATTATGTGAAAAAAGTGTATCCGCAATGTATCAAGGGAAGGCTCTGGTCGGCGATACAAGTGACGACCGCATCGAGTGTCTGCTGTGTCATGGATCTTGTGTTGACCCATCCATCGGCGTACCATGGATTCGTCACTCAGGAATCCGTATTACTGAAAGATTTCTTGGCGAATGATTTTGGAGCCTGCTTCCGATGA